A single window of Streptomyces cathayae DNA harbors:
- a CDS encoding SpoIIE family protein phosphatase has product MANVVGEGAAGRSTRALRAEAALTAITAEPETPDRLRRVLEQALVFAGAALVAVYTSSAESEQLLLVESAGIPQALCGVRDSYSVAGHSPAAEAVRGGRPVWLGPAELAAQAQARRVPARDFSLAALPVRHDPGGCLLAVSERPGGFAPEDRVCLGLVADAVAFPRPPAADDGGELSPGAFSLAMDTGRVRLADDVLDLFGLGPDDFDGRVETLMGLTVPEDLPSVMSVVEADHLTVGERELEFRVLQPAGPPKWLRLRGRLLQGKEGRPARLVGSVADASTLRSDVTDVARVQRLAAALDIAVTVRDVGRAVVAALRGPLRADRIAVAELESDRLVVTVLDPPEPDAWPDLWRAEWRAEWPEAPVRTMPTLAAVLREGRPRIWPAGSPLETSLAEVGPGGLAALPLPAGNRMAGACLIGWDTPHDFGADERALLTAAAGLAGQALMRARAFDAEHELVGMLQRQLLPRRLPRLPGAVAVARYLPSTVGLELGGDWYDVIPLPDHHVALVIGDVQGHSAGAAALMGQLRTALRAYAVEGHAPDVVVSRANRLLIDMESDLFATCCYVDVDLEQSSAWCVRAGHLPPVLRHPDGRTEIAEAEGGPPLGIMTQADFPMSPLRLQPGTTVALTTDGLVESHEADIDEGMDDFARRLAAADPAHLGLVADTLLGKAARSDDVALLLMRYDGMALRPLRESWTVWRVPQAVGHARRFTRRTLRSWGVAEDLDAALLIVSELVTNALVHTEGQVRLDLTLAGDRLRLAVADASPRSPVKPSSIGWEATGGRGILLVEAVSAAWGSLPVSGGKQVWAELVLRR; this is encoded by the coding sequence ATGGCCAACGTGGTCGGTGAGGGCGCTGCGGGACGCAGCACGAGAGCGCTGCGAGCGGAAGCCGCCCTGACGGCGATCACCGCCGAACCGGAGACACCGGACCGGTTGCGCCGGGTCCTGGAACAGGCCCTCGTCTTCGCCGGCGCCGCGCTCGTCGCCGTGTACACGTCCAGTGCGGAGAGCGAGCAGCTGCTCCTGGTCGAGTCGGCCGGGATCCCGCAGGCCCTGTGCGGGGTGCGCGACAGCTACTCCGTCGCCGGGCACTCCCCGGCCGCCGAGGCCGTACGCGGCGGCCGGCCGGTGTGGCTCGGACCGGCGGAGCTCGCCGCCCAGGCCCAGGCGCGGCGCGTACCCGCTCGCGACTTCTCCCTCGCCGCCCTGCCCGTGCGCCACGATCCCGGAGGCTGCCTGCTCGCCGTCAGCGAGCGCCCCGGCGGCTTCGCCCCCGAGGACAGGGTCTGCCTGGGGCTCGTCGCCGACGCGGTCGCCTTTCCCCGGCCGCCGGCCGCCGACGACGGCGGCGAGCTGTCGCCGGGCGCCTTCAGCCTCGCCATGGACACCGGACGGGTCCGGCTGGCCGACGACGTCCTGGACCTGTTCGGTCTCGGTCCGGACGACTTCGACGGCCGGGTGGAGACCCTGATGGGGCTGACCGTGCCGGAGGACCTGCCCTCCGTGATGTCGGTGGTCGAGGCCGACCACCTGACCGTCGGCGAGCGCGAGCTGGAGTTCCGGGTGCTGCAGCCCGCCGGCCCGCCGAAGTGGCTCCGGCTGCGCGGCCGGCTGCTCCAGGGCAAAGAGGGCCGCCCGGCCCGTCTCGTGGGCTCCGTCGCCGACGCGTCCACGCTGCGCTCCGACGTCACCGACGTGGCCCGGGTGCAGCGCCTCGCCGCCGCACTCGACATCGCGGTCACCGTCCGCGATGTCGGCAGGGCTGTGGTCGCCGCCCTGCGCGGGCCGCTCAGAGCCGACCGGATCGCGGTCGCCGAACTGGAGAGCGACCGGCTCGTCGTCACCGTCCTCGACCCGCCGGAACCGGACGCCTGGCCGGATCTGTGGCGCGCGGAGTGGCGCGCCGAATGGCCCGAGGCGCCGGTGCGCACCATGCCCACCCTCGCCGCCGTGCTGCGCGAGGGCCGGCCCCGGATCTGGCCCGCGGGCAGCCCGCTGGAGACCTCCCTCGCCGAGGTCGGACCCGGCGGCCTCGCCGCGCTGCCGCTGCCCGCCGGCAACCGGATGGCCGGCGCCTGCCTCATCGGCTGGGACACCCCGCACGACTTCGGAGCCGACGAACGCGCCCTGCTCACGGCCGCCGCCGGCCTCGCCGGACAGGCCCTGATGCGGGCCCGTGCCTTCGACGCCGAGCACGAACTGGTCGGCATGCTCCAGCGCCAGCTGCTGCCGCGCCGGCTGCCCCGGCTGCCCGGCGCGGTCGCCGTCGCCCGCTATCTGCCCAGCACGGTCGGCCTGGAACTCGGCGGCGACTGGTACGACGTGATCCCGCTGCCCGACCACCACGTCGCCCTCGTCATCGGCGACGTCCAGGGGCACAGCGCGGGCGCCGCCGCCCTCATGGGACAGCTGCGCACCGCGCTGCGCGCCTACGCCGTCGAGGGGCACGCGCCCGACGTGGTGGTGTCGCGCGCCAACCGGCTGCTCATCGACATGGAGAGCGACCTCTTCGCAACCTGTTGCTATGTCGACGTCGACCTGGAGCAGAGCTCCGCCTGGTGCGTACGCGCCGGGCACCTGCCGCCGGTGCTGCGGCACCCGGACGGCCGCACCGAGATCGCGGAGGCGGAGGGCGGCCCACCGCTCGGCATCATGACACAGGCCGACTTCCCCATGAGCCCGCTCCGGCTCCAGCCCGGTACGACCGTCGCCCTCACCACGGACGGCCTGGTCGAGTCCCACGAGGCCGACATCGACGAGGGCATGGACGACTTCGCCCGCCGGCTCGCCGCCGCCGACCCGGCCCACCTCGGGCTCGTCGCCGACACCCTGCTCGGCAAGGCCGCGCGCAGCGACGACGTCGCCCTGCTGCTGATGCGCTACGACGGCATGGCCCTGCGTCCGCTGCGGGAGAGCTGGACGGTGTGGCGGGTGCCCCAGGCGGTGGGCCACGCCCGCCGCTTCACCCGGCGCACCCTGCGCTCCTGGGGCGTGGCCGAGGACCTCGACGCCGCCCTGCTCATCGTCTCCGAACTGGTCACGAACGCCCTCGTGCACACCGAGGGACAGGTCCGTCTCGACCTCACCCTCGCCGGCGACCGGCTCCGCCTCGCGGTCGCCGACGCCTCGCCGCGCAGTCCCGTCAAGCCGAGCAGCATCGGCTGGGAGGCCACCGGCGGCCGCGGCATCCTGCTCGTCGAGGCGGTGTCGGCGGCCTGGGGGTCGCTCCCGGTCAGCGGCGGCAAACAGGTGTGGGCGGAACTCGTCCTGCGCCGGTGA
- a CDS encoding glycosyltransferase family 2 protein, with the protein MPVKVSVIIPVYNPGIYIEDCVSSLQRQSLPPDSYEAIFVDDGSTDGTPARLDRLAAEDPRMRVIHQENSGWSGKPRNVGIDAARGEFVMFVDNDDYLGDEALERMYAYGVANGADVVVGKMAGKNRGVPVELFRRNHPRATVRNAPLIDSLTPHKMFRRAFLDDIGLRFPEGRRRLEDHVFVAEAYLRAANVSVLSDYVCYYHIRRDDASNAGFQRFDPAGYFKNLREALDVVERYTEPGPVRDRLFRRWLRVEMVERLRARRLLGLPDDYRRELFAEIHQVVVERFGPAVAAGLQPTQQVVASLTAADRYDDVVAFAEWEAGLAPVAAPTGVEWEGGSLCLGFTAEYVSAGVPMTFPADAAPAPLTDAPKNVEEAVAWVGAQTAARFDQATADLLLRERASSAQYFQPVEFTRETVPVDDGERVRLVLRATAGVDPGTLPGDGTWDAVVRVRLGGWTKECRLGPAPRADLPEPYAGVAAGRAFLPYWTEPHGNLSLDVAVRGGRLGLGRVRRSDVTVSGARLRVRVPLHAADGTGVRLRFSSGGRTLYAPGTLTDEPQRPGSRLEAALPPGLPRGMWRVALCLDPDAAEPRFEGLPFALRTGGGGVLVVPIPRPGAVRKLVRRARRMLGAARRRMTPLIAGRR; encoded by the coding sequence TCTCCTCCCTGCAACGGCAGTCGCTGCCGCCCGACTCCTACGAGGCGATCTTCGTCGACGACGGCTCCACCGACGGGACTCCGGCACGGCTCGACCGGCTGGCCGCCGAGGACCCCCGGATGCGGGTGATCCACCAGGAGAACTCCGGCTGGTCCGGCAAGCCGCGCAACGTCGGGATCGACGCCGCCCGGGGCGAGTTCGTGATGTTCGTCGACAACGACGACTACCTGGGCGACGAGGCCCTGGAGCGGATGTACGCCTACGGCGTGGCCAACGGCGCGGATGTGGTCGTCGGCAAGATGGCCGGCAAGAACCGCGGTGTGCCGGTGGAGTTGTTCCGCCGCAACCATCCGCGCGCCACGGTGAGGAACGCGCCGCTGATCGACAGTCTCACCCCGCACAAGATGTTCCGCCGGGCGTTCCTCGACGACATCGGGCTGCGTTTCCCGGAGGGGCGGCGGCGCCTGGAGGACCACGTCTTCGTCGCGGAGGCGTATCTGCGGGCGGCCAACGTCTCCGTGCTCAGCGACTACGTCTGCTACTACCACATCAGACGCGACGACGCCTCGAACGCCGGTTTCCAGCGCTTCGACCCGGCGGGCTACTTCAAGAACCTCCGCGAGGCGCTCGACGTGGTCGAGCGGTACACCGAGCCCGGTCCGGTGCGCGACAGGCTGTTCCGTCGCTGGCTGCGGGTGGAGATGGTGGAGCGGCTGCGGGCCCGGCGGCTGCTGGGGCTGCCGGACGACTACCGCAGGGAGTTGTTCGCGGAGATCCACCAGGTGGTCGTCGAGCGGTTCGGGCCGGCCGTCGCGGCCGGACTGCAGCCGACGCAGCAGGTGGTCGCCTCGCTGACGGCGGCGGACCGGTACGACGACGTGGTGGCCTTCGCCGAGTGGGAGGCCGGGCTCGCGCCGGTGGCCGCGCCCACGGGCGTGGAGTGGGAGGGCGGTTCGCTGTGTCTCGGCTTCACCGCCGAGTACGTCTCCGCGGGCGTGCCGATGACGTTCCCCGCCGATGCCGCCCCTGCTCCGCTGACCGACGCGCCGAAGAACGTGGAGGAGGCGGTGGCGTGGGTCGGTGCTCAGACCGCGGCCCGCTTCGACCAGGCCACGGCGGATCTGCTGCTGCGTGAACGGGCCAGCTCCGCCCAGTACTTCCAGCCCGTGGAGTTCACCCGGGAGACGGTGCCCGTCGACGACGGCGAACGGGTGCGGCTGGTGCTGCGTGCGACCGCCGGGGTCGACCCGGGCACGCTCCCCGGTGACGGGACCTGGGACGCCGTCGTACGGGTCAGGCTCGGCGGCTGGACCAAGGAGTGCCGGCTGGGCCCGGCCCCGCGCGCCGACCTCCCGGAGCCGTACGCGGGCGTCGCCGCGGGCCGGGCGTTCCTGCCGTACTGGACGGAGCCGCACGGCAACCTCTCCCTGGACGTCGCCGTCCGGGGCGGTCGGCTCGGCCTCGGCCGGGTGCGGCGGTCGGACGTGACGGTCTCGGGGGCGCGGCTGCGCGTCCGGGTGCCGCTGCACGCCGCCGACGGCACCGGGGTGCGGCTGCGGTTCTCGTCCGGCGGCCGGACCCTGTACGCGCCGGGCACGCTGACCGACGAGCCGCAACGGCCGGGGTCGCGGCTGGAGGCGGCGCTGCCCCCGGGGCTCCCCCGGGGAATGTGGCGAGTGGCGCTCTGTCTGGACCCGGACGCCGCCGAACCGCGCTTCGAAGGGCTGCCGTTCGCGCTCCGCACCGGTGGGGGCGGGGTGCTGGTGGTGCCGATTCCGCGCCCCGGTGCCGTACGGAAGCTGGTGCGCAGGGCGCGGCGGATGCTCGGCGCCGCCCGGAGGAGGATGACTCCACTGATCGCCGGAAGGCGTTGA
- a CDS encoding glucose-1-phosphate thymidylyltransferase, protein MKALVLSGGAGTRLRPITHTSAKQLVPVANKPVLFYGLESIADAGITEVGMIVGDTAAEIENAVGDGSKFGLQITYIPQEQPLGLAHAVLIARDWLGDDDFVMYLGDNFIVGGITGLVEEFRRHRPDAQILLTRVADPRSFGVAELDADGQVIGLEEKPERPKSDLALVGVYLFTPAVHDAVRAVQPSWRGELEITHAIQHLIDSRAEVRCTVIQGYWKDTGNVVDMLEVNRSVLEGIERRIDGDVDTASETIGRVVVEAGARISNSRVVGPAVIGAGTVVSDSYVGPFTSVAENCRITDSELEFSIVLRDSSIEGVRRIESSLIGRHVEVTPAPSVPSAHRLVLGDHSKVQIHS, encoded by the coding sequence ATGAAGGCTCTCGTGCTCTCCGGCGGCGCCGGAACCCGACTGAGACCGATCACCCACACCTCGGCCAAGCAACTGGTGCCCGTGGCCAACAAACCCGTGCTCTTCTACGGGTTGGAATCGATCGCGGACGCGGGTATCACCGAGGTCGGGATGATCGTCGGTGACACGGCCGCCGAGATCGAGAACGCGGTGGGCGACGGATCGAAGTTCGGCCTGCAGATCACCTACATCCCCCAGGAGCAGCCGCTGGGGCTGGCGCACGCCGTGCTGATCGCCCGTGACTGGCTCGGCGACGACGACTTCGTGATGTACCTCGGCGACAACTTCATCGTCGGCGGCATCACCGGCCTCGTCGAGGAGTTCCGCAGACACCGGCCCGACGCGCAGATCCTGCTCACCCGGGTCGCCGACCCGCGCTCCTTCGGTGTCGCCGAACTCGACGCGGACGGGCAGGTGATCGGCCTGGAGGAGAAACCCGAGCGCCCCAAGAGCGACCTCGCCCTCGTCGGCGTCTATCTGTTCACGCCCGCCGTCCACGACGCGGTGCGCGCCGTCCAGCCGTCCTGGCGCGGCGAACTCGAGATCACCCACGCCATCCAGCATCTGATCGACTCCCGTGCCGAGGTGCGCTGCACCGTCATCCAGGGCTACTGGAAGGACACCGGCAACGTCGTCGACATGCTGGAGGTCAACCGGTCCGTCCTCGAAGGGATCGAGCGCCGGATCGACGGCGACGTGGACACCGCTTCCGAGACCATCGGCCGGGTGGTGGTGGAGGCGGGGGCCCGGATCAGTAACTCGCGCGTCGTCGGCCCCGCCGTCATCGGCGCCGGCACCGTCGTCAGCGACTCCTACGTCGGACCGTTCACCTCCGTCGCGGAGAACTGCCGGATCACCGACAGCGAACTCGAGTTCTCCATCGTGCTGCGGGACTCCTCGATCGAGGGCGTCCGCCGTATCGAGTCCTCACTGATCGGCCGTCATGTCGAGGTGACCCCGGCCCCCAGCGTCCCCAGCGCCCACCGGCTCGTCCTCGGAGACCACAGCAAGGTGCAGATCCATTCATGA
- a CDS encoding class I SAM-dependent methyltransferase yields the protein MKRHEFLRELHKACANRNYLEIGVNDGRSLRLSRVPSIAVDPAFKVVSELKCDVHLVKATSDDFFARDNPLAHLKGGRHPLRNLRRGRSPLGHWRRTTLDLSFIDGMHLFEYALRDFMNVEKHSDWASVIVLDDMLPRSVDEAARDRHTTAWTGDVYKITEVLTRYRPDLVTVLVDTQPTGQLVIFGADPDNTVLHDKYDEIMAEYKVPDPQKVPETILERAGAVPPEALIEAGFWRPLVQARNRGLSRRLGWEPLRRALDQVGVSR from the coding sequence GTGAAACGCCATGAGTTCCTGCGGGAACTGCACAAGGCCTGCGCCAACCGCAACTACCTGGAGATCGGCGTCAACGACGGCCGCAGCCTGCGCCTGTCCCGCGTCCCCAGCATCGCGGTCGACCCCGCCTTCAAAGTCGTCTCGGAGCTGAAGTGCGACGTCCACCTGGTGAAGGCCACCAGCGACGACTTCTTCGCCCGTGACAACCCGCTGGCCCACCTCAAGGGCGGCCGCCACCCGCTGCGCAACCTCCGCCGCGGCCGCAGCCCCCTCGGACACTGGCGGCGCACCACGCTCGACCTGTCGTTCATCGACGGCATGCACCTGTTCGAGTATGCCCTGCGCGACTTCATGAACGTCGAGAAGCACTCCGACTGGGCCAGCGTGATCGTCCTCGACGACATGCTGCCGCGCAGCGTCGACGAAGCGGCCCGGGACCGGCACACCACGGCCTGGACCGGTGACGTCTACAAGATCACCGAGGTGCTGACGCGTTACCGTCCCGACCTGGTCACCGTCCTGGTCGACACCCAGCCCACCGGCCAGCTCGTGATCTTCGGCGCCGACCCGGACAACACCGTGCTGCACGACAAGTACGACGAGATCATGGCCGAGTACAAGGTGCCCGACCCGCAGAAGGTCCCCGAGACGATCCTGGAGCGGGCCGGCGCGGTGCCGCCCGAGGCGCTGATCGAGGCCGGCTTCTGGCGCCCGCTCGTCCAGGCCCGCAACCGCGGCCTGTCGCGGCGCCTGGGCTGGGAGCCCCTGCGCCGCGCGCTCGACCAGGTCGGCGTCAGCCGCTGA